The proteins below are encoded in one region of Streptomyces ficellus:
- a CDS encoding RNA polymerase sigma-70 factor yields the protein MHFGAHSDAHSSAQSGAQPGTRSGAGADDGSAAFEAHRSVLTGVAYRMLGRVADAEDVVQEAWLRWSAADRSGVREPRSYLVRVTTRLAVDRLRQLQARREAYVGPWLPEPLVTDFGPAVPDTVERAVLADSVSLAVLVVLESLSPLERAVFVLREAFGFPYAEIAATLDRSEAAVRQLAGRARRHVDEGRPRFDVDPAERRDLTERFLAAAAGGDLDGLLALLAPDVRLIGDSGGKAKGPLRVMETADKVGRFLCAVAREPAARAEVRFLEVNGGPALLVLVGGRPDSVFQVDVLDGRIARVYLIRNPDKVAPLAP from the coding sequence GTGCACTTCGGTGCGCACAGTGATGCGCACAGCAGTGCGCAATCCGGTGCGCAACCAGGTACGCGGTCGGGGGCGGGCGCGGACGACGGCTCCGCCGCCTTCGAGGCCCATCGGTCCGTCCTGACCGGAGTGGCCTACCGGATGCTCGGCCGTGTCGCCGACGCGGAGGACGTCGTCCAGGAGGCGTGGCTGCGCTGGTCCGCCGCCGACCGCTCCGGCGTCCGCGAGCCCCGCTCCTACCTCGTACGCGTCACCACGCGGCTCGCCGTCGACCGGCTCCGGCAGTTGCAGGCGCGCCGCGAGGCGTACGTCGGGCCGTGGCTGCCCGAACCGCTGGTCACCGACTTCGGCCCGGCCGTCCCCGACACCGTCGAGCGCGCGGTGCTCGCCGACTCCGTGTCGCTCGCCGTCCTGGTGGTTCTCGAGTCCCTCTCGCCGCTGGAACGCGCGGTGTTCGTGCTCCGCGAGGCCTTCGGCTTCCCGTACGCGGAGATAGCGGCCACCCTCGACCGGTCGGAGGCGGCCGTGCGGCAGCTCGCCGGCCGCGCCCGCCGCCATGTCGACGAGGGCAGGCCCCGGTTCGACGTCGACCCCGCGGAACGCCGCGACCTCACCGAGCGGTTCCTCGCGGCGGCGGCCGGGGGCGACCTGGACGGGCTGCTCGCCCTGCTCGCCCCCGACGTGCGGCTCATCGGCGACAGCGGCGGCAAGGCCAAGGGGCCCCTGCGCGTGATGGAGACCGCCGACAAGGTCGGCCGCTTCCTGTGCGCCGTCGCCAGGGAACCGGCCGCCCGCGCCGAGGTCCGGTTCCTGGAGGTCAACGGAGGACCGGCGCTGCTCGTCCTCGTCGGCGGCCGGCCCGACTCGGTGTTCCAGGTGGACGTCCTGGACGGCCGGATCGCGCGCGTCTACCTGATCAGGAACCCCGACAAGGTCGCCCCGCTGGCACCGTGA
- a CDS encoding GntR family transcriptional regulator — MGTTQLESVPEPKYWHLKTVIGEALDTEFSVGEILPNERDLAARFGVARATLRQALEQLELEGRLQRRRGVGTTVAPPRMGVDVSTAQAQWPGTGEEVWQPVDCVLAAPPAAVARLLDLGEGAGEPVHTVRRLRMTHGQALAAEQLYVPAGSVPDLTAIDAPSGAARARGVLRELQRLTLEGQDRAVELGSARADDARELDRLPGAPVLVVTTRYLARGRTAAVSVATYRADTCRLTFGDAGDFGIAS, encoded by the coding sequence GTGGGGACCACGCAGCTGGAATCAGTGCCCGAGCCCAAGTACTGGCACCTGAAGACCGTGATCGGCGAAGCGCTGGACACGGAATTCTCGGTGGGCGAGATCCTGCCCAACGAGCGTGACCTGGCCGCCCGGTTCGGCGTGGCCCGCGCCACGCTCCGCCAGGCCCTGGAACAGCTGGAGCTGGAGGGCCGGCTCCAGCGCCGCCGCGGCGTCGGCACCACCGTCGCACCGCCCCGCATGGGCGTGGACGTGTCCACCGCGCAGGCCCAGTGGCCCGGCACCGGCGAGGAGGTCTGGCAGCCCGTGGACTGTGTCCTCGCCGCCCCGCCCGCCGCCGTGGCCCGCCTCCTCGACCTCGGCGAGGGCGCCGGCGAACCGGTGCACACCGTGCGGCGCCTGCGGATGACGCACGGTCAGGCCCTGGCGGCCGAGCAGCTGTACGTCCCCGCCGGCTCCGTACCGGACCTCACCGCCATCGACGCTCCGTCCGGCGCGGCCCGCGCCCGCGGCGTCCTGCGCGAGCTCCAGCGGCTCACCCTGGAGGGCCAGGACCGCGCGGTGGAGCTCGGCTCCGCCCGCGCGGACGACGCCAGGGAACTGGACCGGCTGCCCGGCGCCCCCGTCCTCGTCGTCACCACCCGGTACCTGGCGCGGGGCCGTACCGCCGCCGTCTCCGTCGCCACCTACCGCGCCGACACCTGCCGGCTCACCTTCGGCGACGCCGGGGACTTCGGCATCGCCTCCTGA
- a CDS encoding ROK family transcriptional regulator, translating into MSRLTGGDPSLLRRINSAVVLHALRGGDARTLTDLTRITGLSRPTVEGVVEGLIGNGLVVEVAPEEGEARRQGRPARRFRFRAEAGHLLGIEIGPHRVAALMSGLDGRIIGAGSREVPETASADERLERVRTVVADVLRRTGVARGSLRAVGVGTPGIVEADGTVRLGTALPGWTGLALGGRLRRSFRCPVLVENDANAAAVAEQWKGAATDSDDIVFVLAGLSPGAGSLIGGRLHRGFGGAAGEIGALHLLGQGATPETLLSTTDEPLHPLDEQAVAEVFALAREGDARAREAVERFIQRLVHDVAALVLALDPEVVVIGGWAAGLDGVLEPLRKELARFCLRPPRVVLSLLGEAVVATGALRLALDHVEEQLFAVEGTVTARR; encoded by the coding sequence GTGAGCCGGCTGACCGGCGGGGACCCGTCGCTGTTGCGGCGGATCAATTCCGCGGTGGTACTCCATGCGCTGCGCGGCGGTGACGCGCGTACGCTCACCGACCTCACCCGGATCACGGGGCTGTCGCGGCCGACCGTCGAGGGGGTGGTCGAGGGGCTCATCGGCAACGGTCTGGTGGTCGAGGTGGCGCCCGAGGAGGGCGAGGCCAGGCGTCAGGGCCGCCCCGCGCGCAGGTTCCGGTTCCGGGCGGAGGCGGGGCACCTGCTGGGCATCGAGATCGGACCGCACCGGGTGGCCGCGCTGATGTCGGGGCTGGACGGGCGGATCATCGGCGCCGGGTCCCGGGAAGTGCCGGAGACCGCGTCGGCGGACGAACGGCTGGAGCGGGTGCGGACGGTGGTGGCCGACGTGCTGCGCCGCACCGGTGTGGCGCGCGGCAGCCTGCGGGCCGTGGGGGTCGGGACGCCCGGGATCGTGGAGGCGGACGGGACGGTCCGGCTCGGTACGGCGCTGCCCGGCTGGACGGGGCTGGCGCTCGGCGGGCGGCTGCGGCGGTCGTTCCGGTGTCCGGTGCTGGTCGAGAACGACGCGAACGCCGCGGCCGTGGCCGAGCAGTGGAAGGGCGCGGCCACCGACTCGGACGACATCGTGTTCGTGCTCGCGGGCCTGAGCCCCGGGGCCGGTTCGCTGATCGGCGGGCGGCTGCACCGCGGGTTCGGCGGGGCGGCCGGGGAGATCGGGGCGCTGCACCTGCTGGGTCAGGGGGCCACGCCGGAGACGCTGCTGTCGACCACGGACGAGCCGCTGCACCCGCTGGACGAGCAGGCGGTGGCGGAGGTCTTCGCGCTGGCGCGCGAGGGTGACGCGCGGGCCCGGGAGGCGGTGGAGCGGTTCATCCAGCGGCTGGTGCACGACGTGGCGGCGCTGGTGCTGGCGCTCGATCCGGAGGTGGTGGTGATCGGCGGCTGGGCGGCCGGCCTGGACGGCGTACTCGAGCCGCTGCGGAAGGAGCTGGCGCGCTTCTGCCTGCGGCCGCCCCGCGTGGTGCTGTCGCTGCTGGGCGAGGCGGTGGTGGCGACCGGTGCGCTGCGGCTGGCGCTCGACCACGTCGAGGAGCAGCTGTTCGCGGTGGAGGGAACGGTGACGGCCCGCCGCTGA